CTCCTCGCCCAAGACACGTCTTCGGTTATTCTCTCCCGCATATGCGGTATTATCGGCGCCTACAAGTCTGCTTTCGATGCGCACCCAAAGCCAATCAAGAAATACTACTCAACAGAAGTCACAGATGCATTCAACCACTGTCTGCGCGACATGTATAACCTTGTCTGGGTCTCTCGTGGACTTCTTGCCCAAGACCAGAAATCTCAAGGGCTCTACTGCGACGCTGAACTTCGCTTCGAACTTAACAGCTATCTAAATAACTTGAGTCGTGAATACTCAATCGGAAATGCGTTCACTCTGTGTAACAGCGCTTGGTTGGCGTCGCTCACTGCTGCTGCTTGGCGCGAGGTCGAGGAGCGGAAGATCAACCAAGGGGGTCTTGACAAGAGCAAAGTTCGGTACCACCAAGGACTAGTCAGCGAGAAGAGCCTGGAAACTCTGAAGCGTAAGGGTGGCGTAAGTGTGGAGTGGGAGGGCCCTAGTGGGTTCAAGGTCATGGTGTTGCAGTGGCTTGATGAAAGAGGAATGGGTGGCATAAGATCACTGATGTTTGCTACAGTCATGAATCTCAAGACTGCTTTATAACTATTCAAATCGGCAGTTTCTAGATTCGTAGTGTATTGGTTAATATGGTCAAGATGAAGTGTTGGTTGTATACTATCAGCGCACAGATCACCAACAAATGTTCATCAAATGGTCAACAAATGTTCATCAAATTTGCTTCAAATATCAACGAATCAATTCTGAATCAGTTCTGGGCTGATTCTTCGGCCTATAGCTCGGCCAAAGAGGCAACCCCGCACATCTAAAATTTCTTACCACGCACTGATGCGTCCGCAACTTCCTTATCCCGTCGTCTCATCTCAACCTGTTTTCGACGCAAATACACCGCATCATGGATCTTGTGTCGTACCTCCAAAAATGCGCTAAGGATGGCAAGCCACGGTGTAAAACATCACACATCCAATATTGACAATATCTCCACTCAGACCGGGCGTCAATCGACGAATATCTCGCCGCGAAAGCAGCAGGCTTTCGTGACCGCCCTGCTGCAGCAGGCTCGGAACCCCGACTGGAACGACCAGTTGCGGGTGTTGAATATGGTCCACCAGAGCCTTTCATCATCTCTCAGGGTCTCATAACAGGATGCCACACCTGTCCCCGACAATCCAACCTTAGCCGTTGTGGCGCCTGCAAAGTAGTTTACTACTGCGGCCCTGAGCACCAAACTACCGACCGACCACGACACAAGCTATGGTGCAAGAATATCAAGAATATCATGTTCGTCATGGGCAAAGACGAAGCTGCTTTGAGGGCACACCCGGGAGATGTGGATACACCACCCAAGGCGTTCGAGACGGCTGTGGGCAAATTCCGGGGATACTAGAGGACAAGGAACTACATGAAGTCAAGGAACGAGCTCATTAGTGCACTGGGCAAGATCAACACCAAATTAGCTGCACAGGCAGCTCTGGACCATGCGCTCGACCTTCTTCGCCTGAATCCCCAGGACAACATGTATGTACGCAGCTGCGTGCCAACCCTCTTCCTCCGCTTGGGGCGAGACCAGGGGTGCTACTCTTTCTGCAAGTGGTGGGTGACGGTCGGACACGATTACGACTACGACTGGAGGGACACTCGACCATCCCAGCTCATCATGAAGAATACAGATGCGTTCGAGCCCGTCGATGCTTTCGAGAGGGTCAGGAATTTCACCAGGCCTAATCCTAATAACAAGAACGTGCCGAGCTTCTCTGACCTCTCCCACGTCGTCGCCGTCACGTTGGTCAAGATCCGTATACTCTTGACTCTCAACGGTACCTCACCCACCTACATGAGTCCCATCGTCACCGGCAACCTCGTCATCATGAGCGCGCAGAACCAAAAGGCGAACATTGAGAAGCTCGACAGGCAGATAAAAAAACTATACGATTCGGTGAAGCGCATCAACAAGCATTTCTGGCCCGCTCTCTTGAAACCATATTACCATTTTACAGTCACTCCATATGAGTACGGGATGGGTGACGAGGGGGAGATGCAGAGTAAATTGAGGGAATGCTACAATGCCTGGATCAAGACACCGGGGGCTATTGAGCTTATTCGGAAGCTGACGGAAGGGTAAATGAGATGGGTTGGGTTTGTAGCTTGGCTAGATAGGCGCATGCGCGGACAGTTGATATTTACAAAGGTGTTGCATGTGGTTGGAATACGTATCGACCCCAGGTTCCGAGATGAAGATGTTAATCCTCTGCGGAGAAGAACAGGACCCATCCCAACACACGGCCACTGTttacaacaacaacaacaagtCTACTAAGCTCAGGCAGATGGGGCTATCCTCGGCAGCTAACGTCGGCGCGATGCAGTGGCACGCGTGGGTCTTCCTGGCGTGAATGACTCGCGGATGCTACGTGAATAGTTGCGCCGACACGTTGATCAGGTCCAACAACATTCTGAAACTGCGACAAGAGTGTTTTTTTGTGTCGCACATGGATGATGAGACGAACATGATCAAGACGATGTTTTTGGCAAAGAGCGACGGGGCGGGAAAGAAAGTTGCGCAGCTATGACGCTACACGGCTCGCGAAACACGTGCGCTCAAAGTTCCTGGGCATTGGCCGTTAAACCAGCATCCCCACCAGCTAGACCCAGCTTCAGGCTTCAGAAAGTTCATGCAGAGCCTTCCGGCGCGGGTATTTCTTATTCCCTAGCTATTGCTTCCGGTAGTTACTGCAAGCTTCATTCATTCACCATCCCCACGCTCGCTAAGCCATGAAGTTTGGAACGACACTCCGCAAGAGCGTGTATGCGCCATGGAAGGACAAGTACATCGACTACGATAAGCTTAAGAAGCTGCTCAAGGAcaacgaagacgacgactCCTGGACAGCCGACGACGAGAGCGCGTTTGTCGACGAGCTTGCAAACGTCCAGCTCGAAAAGGTGCACAACTTCATCACCGACATCTCGCAGAAGCTACGCGACCGGACCTCGGCGTGCGAGAAGAAGCTTGAACCATTGGCCATAGGGATTCAGGATGACAAGGAGAACAAGGACAGCCAGCCTGAAGGCGCGTCGGCCGACGCCGGCGATGCGACGAGGAAGCCCGAGCCTAGCCAGCAGGAACGGGAGAAGCTTTTGAAGGAGGTGTTGAGCGAACTGGACAACATCACAAAGGAGACCAAGGAGCTCGAGGCCTTTAGTAGAATCAACTTCACCGCCGTCATTAAGGCGACCAAGAAGCACGACAAGATCCGCGGCACCTCATACCGCCTGCGTCCCTTCATCGACGCCCGCATTGCCAGCCACCCGCTGCACACGGAAGATGCCTCGCCACTGCTATACAGACTGTCTGCGCTCTACTCATTTGTGCGACAGAGCTTGGAGGGCAAATCTAAGGAGGCCTTGTCATTTGACGAGAGCAACGCCGTGGGCGAGGACTTCACGTCCTACAAGTGTATGTTGCATGCTGGATGAACTACATGCACAAGCTAACATGTTCAGTCTGGGTCCACATGGACAACCTCTTCGAAGTCAAGACCGTCATCCTCCGCCGTCTTCCCGTCCTCGTATACAACCCTCAGACGTCTAAGGTCGCCGAGGGCACCCAGCGTGACCCAACAATCACCTCCATCTACTTCGACAATCCCAACTTTTCGCTGTACACGGACAAGGTTAATGGCAAGCCCGATGCGGCTTCACTACGTCTAAGGTGGTACGGGCATCTCAATGAGAAGCCCGAGATAGTATTCGAGAAGAAGGTCATCAAGGAGGGTGATGCGGCCGAGGAGGTCCGCTTCCCAATCAAGGCCAAATACGTTCAGTCTTTCCTCGAGGACCACTACCACATGGAGAAGAGCATCGAGAAGATGGAGTACCGGCCGAACAAGGACCAGAAGAAGCTTGACAACTTCAAGAAGGCTGTTACAGACATCCAGGGCTTCATCAAGGAGCAGAAGCTACAGCCCATGGTCCGCGCCAACTACACCCGCACCGCTTTCCAGATCCCCGGCGACGACCGCGTTCGCATCTCTCTAGACACCAACCTCGCCCTCATCCGCGAAGATGCGCTAGATCTCGACAGGCCATGCCGCGACCCGGATGACTGGCACAGGCGAGACATCGACAACGCTCAGATGGAATTCCCATTCAAGGCAATCAAGAAGGGCGAAATCCACAAGTTCCCATACGCGCTACTTGAAATTAAAGTCAAGGGCATGAAGAAGTATGAGTGGATTGAGGACCTGATGCACTCGCATCTTGTCAAGGAATCGCCGCGCTTCTCCAAGTTCGTCCACGGTGTCGCGAAGCTCTTCGAAGATAACGTCAACACTTTCCCCTTCTGGCTCAGCGAGGTGGACAACGACATTAGGAAAGAGCCGGAGACGGCTTTCGATGAAGAGCaggagaagaagcgcaaagcTGCCGAGGACGAGTTCGCTGTGGGTTCACTCTTCGGTGCCCGCGCAAGCCCCAGCTACCGTCGCTCCATGGCCTCGCCCGTCGGCTCCCCAGCAGCAGCACGTTCGATGCCCAAGAGCGCCAGCGCAGCAGCCCATTCCATGCCCGCTACCCATCCCCAGCTACCCACCATCGGCTCGCACCTCTCTCAACGCGAGCAAGATAACGGCAACGGCACCAACAACGGCCgcgtagaagaagaagctgaCTCGGACGAGGACGACGTCCCCGCCTTTGGCAAAACCACCAAACAAGGCCGTCTTGCCTCCCTCTTCCCCTCCTTCTCCACCTCAAAATACGCCCGTAAACAACAGCGCAAAATCCAACTTCCCCCTGGTATCAGAGACCCCGGCGTCTGGATCAAAGACCAAGGCCCTGTCCGCGTAGAAGCCAAGGTCTGGCTCGCCAACCAACGCACGTTTATAAAGTGGCAGCACGTTAGCGTCTTGCTCGCCTCTTTATCCCTCGGTCTATATAATGCAGCCGGCGAAGCGAATAACATCGCAAGAGCGCTTGCTGTCGTGTATACGTGTATTGCGGCCTTTACTCTGGCGTGGGGATATGGGATGTATGTTTACAGGGCGAAGTTGATCAGGGAGAGGAGTGGAAAAGACTTTGATGCTATTACTGGGCCACTTGTGGTTTGTGTGGGGTTGGCGGTTGCGTTGTGTCTGAATTTTGGGTTCAAGGTATGTTATTTCTGAGGGGTCGATGTGAAGAGGAACACTTTTGCTAACGTGTGTGTTGTAGTATAACGCACTTGTCAACGGTGGAcatcaccatcatcatcataGCAGCAATGCGACCGCTGCTGCTGTCAGCGTGAGTGTAGGTGTGAGTGAGCAGATGGAGTTGAGGATCTGAGCACCATTATTGCATTAGTGTATatgtgtgtatgtgtgtttCCCTTGGCAAAAGGAGTTGGACTGGACTGGGCTAGGTTGTGCGAACAGTAGTTTACCTGTTATATTCTTGTGTAATACAAAGGACCTGTCAGTAACGTTTCTAAGATTTTGCTGTGCTGTTACGGTTGTGAGTTTTGAAAATACATGTGCTGTACCAGTCGGTACCTGTGTgagaaaagaaaaaaaaggGGGGGAAGGGGTTTGTTACACGAGAATGGGTTACAAGCTTGTTTCAGTGGATCTTTTTTTGTTAGTCAGGGGTTTGTGTTGCACTTGCTGGTGGATGAGCTAGCGTTGGTTGTACGGACGGTCACAGTTTGCTGGGTTCACCTTTTGGACTGTTGGTTTTATTCGTTAGGCTGCAGTTGGAATGTAATGAGTTTTTGCAATTGTTATGATAGATCCTTTCTATCGATATCGTAGAGGCCTATATGTGAGTAGAGAAATGTGGAAAACTTCATGTAAGATCAACTACATACATAGTCATACAGAGGCACCCCCCAAAACTACCGCATCCAAAAATCCTCGAATGATAAAATCGGCGCAGCAAATTCGCGATCGAAGAGAATCCCTGACCTGTACTGTGACCCCATCTGTCTGTTTCTTGAGGCAAGTGCGAAAAAGCTCGATAGAACTCTCGTCAAAATCATGTAATTGATAGTTCTTCAGTTTGGTGTCTGTTCCTTGTCGTGGTTGCCAAATTACTTGCACGACTCTAAGCCAAGGTACCGGTTGACAGTGTGTGGCCGACAGCGTAAAAATTCTACAATTGGCTAAAGAAGACTCTCACTCTCGTCCTACATGTTTGGTGAGAAGCATGTAACGTGATGTCAAGTTTGTTACTCGGTCGGAGATGACGATGGTGTCGCTGAGTCGTCTTGTGGGTGAGCTGACATGAGCGTGGTGTTTCAATCCTACCAATCCCCCATGAATTGGTGTACTTGATCAATCTAAACAGGCGTCACAAATTGTGGCTGAGGGTTTCAGCGGGTTGCAAAAAGGGAATCtcttgttcttgttgttcttgtACGCCGGGCCTGACAATTCGTGGTTGACATGTCAAGTGAAACCGGATACCGGCAATGGGCCGAGTCCGTCATCGGGTACATTGGGGTACATGGCATTTCCGTGTTACATTGTACTTTTCGTCCGCAGGTCTATCAGCGTTGGAGCGGGAACACGACGTAAGAGGTTGGAGATGAGAAGACGAGTGTTTGGCCGGATCAAGGAATAGCGCAAGGCACACATTGTGGTGTAGTAATGATGAGGCTGCCCGTTGGTGGCTGCGCCTAGTTTGTGTTTCGCAAGCCCAAGCCTGCCAAGCATCAATGGCGGGTGCTTCTGTGGACCCTTTTTACGCGGCCTGGTTAGTGTTGCGGGTACAGTCGCGGATGAGGATGCCGTTGTTGAATTGCTTGTTTAGTGTCGGGGAAATTACAATTACACTTTCCAAGCTAGAGAGACGGTCCTCTGGCGAAGGCTTATAGTGCCGTACTCTATTATCAGCAGTTGGAAGGTTGGCCAAAGAGGAACGTAACGTCTTGAAGTGGGTGTACTACCAACCTCGTGCGAGGCAGAAAAGTGACACTGAGAGGACGGCATGAAACGTGCCACACCCGAACTCGCAGCCCTAGAACCAGGAACCACGCACATCGGAGACTGAACGACAGTCGTGCTTTTGGCCTAGGTAGTTGTCAACGCAAGGAGGCTTTTTCGCAGTGCATACTTGCCCACGCTATCGCCATGCACATGCAGTGGAATTCTGGCCTCATCAGTGGCAAAATCCCCGGAATCTCTTCCAGAACACTTTACAAGATGCAAAATCTAACCGCCGACCGGTAAGGCACCGCTCGAGTCGGTGGCGACAGAAATAGCCGCACCGGGTTAATAATCGTAGAGAGGGGCGCAGCACCATTGTAATCATCCGCCGTGTTTTGAGGCAATTCTCAATCTGCGGGTGAAGAGCCGTCGGTTGCCTAATGCTGGGGGTTTGGCGTAACACGGCAACGGTGCTCTTGTAAGCCCGTCTCCGGGGACAATTAGTATCGACAAGCGTCAAGATAGCAAGCTTCTTGTTCCAAGGTTAGCGGAGGATGAGTTGGTCGCACATTAAGGTGGAGCGAGTGGCTAGGAAGGCGCATTGTCGATCCCGGGCACGGGCTACCAAGCTTCCTATTCCGGCATCCAACCACCAGGAAGTCCCACTTGCTTTGACGTCTTCGCAAACAACAACAACTACTTTGGGAACCCCTGGCTCCATAACTAACAAAACACCCTGCAATATGGCACACCTTGTGCTCGCCATTGTGAAGTTTCACTTCACTGTACAATGGTCAATTTCCTTGACTCTACCACTACCGGCACCTGGC
This sequence is a window from Pyrenophora tritici-repentis strain M4 chromosome 4, whole genome shotgun sequence. Protein-coding genes within it:
- a CDS encoding SPX domain-containing protein involved in vacuolar polyphosphate accumulation, encoding MKFGTTLRKSVYAPWKDKYIDYDKLKKLLKDNEDDDSWTADDESAFVDELANVQLEKVHNFITDISQKLRDRTSACEKKLEPLAIGIQDDKENKDSQPEGASADAGDATRKPEPSQQEREKLLKEVLSELDNITKETKELEAFSRINFTAVIKATKKHDKIRGTSYRLRPFIDARIASHPLHTEDASPLLYRLSALYSFVRQSLEGKSKEALSFDESNAVGEDFTSYKFWVHMDNLFEVKTVILRRLPVLVYNPQTSKVAEGTQRDPTITSIYFDNPNFSLYTDKVNGKPDAASLRLRWYGHLNEKPEIVFEKKVIKEGDAAEEVRFPIKAKYVQSFLEDHYHMEKSIEKMEYRPNKDQKKLDNFKKAVTDIQGFIKEQKLQPMVRANYTRTAFQIPGDDRVRISLDTNLALIREDALDLDRPCRDPDDWHRRDIDNAQMEFPFKAIKKGEIHKFPYALLEIKVKGMKKYEWIEDLMHSHLVKESPRFSKFVHGVAKLFEDNVNTFPFWLSEVDNDIRKEPETAFDEEQEKKRKAAEDEFAVGSLFGARASPSYRRSMASPVGSPAAARSMPKSASAAAHSMPATHPQLPTIGSHLSQREQDNGNGTNNGRVEEEADSDEDDVPAFGKTTKQGRLASLFPSFSTSKYARKQQRKIQLPPGIRDPGVWIKDQGPVRVEAKVWLANQRTFIKWQHVSVLLASLSLGLYNAAGEANNIARALAVVYTCIAAFTLAWGYGMYVYRAKLIRERSGKDFDAITGPLVVCVGLAVALCLNFGFKVCYF